Proteins encoded in a region of the Gemmatimonadaceae bacterium genome:
- a CDS encoding GntR family transcriptional regulator, translating to MARPKKPARRKTIRRTQPPRLTEPAPPHLELVPRSLRELVYDVLRAEMASGGLQPGAFLDLNALARRLGVSRTPLREALLNLESQGFVTVLPRRGFRLNDLTLDDIRHFYEIIGALEAAALRAVGFALGPADFARMRVLDAEMATAVAARDFDRYYGANLAFHDVYLSRSDNARLVAQVHLLKRRLYDWPRRQTMMQAWEEHSVVEHEEFLALLERGHVEAAADHLQHVHWSFTVQEKYIHAYYFAARTGHATAPDDAGAGDGAE from the coding sequence ATGGCGCGTCCCAAGAAACCCGCGCGCCGGAAGACCATCCGTAGAACCCAGCCCCCCCGGCTGACCGAACCGGCGCCCCCGCACCTCGAACTCGTCCCCCGCTCGCTCAGAGAGCTGGTCTACGACGTCCTGCGCGCCGAAATGGCGAGCGGCGGCCTTCAACCCGGCGCCTTTCTCGATCTCAACGCCCTCGCGCGTCGGCTCGGCGTCAGTCGCACGCCGCTCCGCGAAGCCCTGCTCAACCTCGAAAGCCAGGGCTTCGTCACCGTCCTCCCCCGCCGCGGCTTTCGCCTCAACGATCTCACGCTCGACGATATCCGTCATTTCTATGAGATCATCGGCGCCCTCGAGGCTGCGGCCCTTCGCGCGGTCGGCTTCGCACTCGGCCCGGCCGACTTTGCGCGCATGCGCGTGCTCGACGCCGAGATGGCCACCGCCGTCGCCGCGCGCGACTTCGATCGTTACTACGGCGCCAACCTCGCCTTCCACGACGTCTACCTCAGCCGCAGCGACAACGCTCGTCTCGTCGCGCAGGTGCACCTCCTCAAACGCCGCCTCTACGATTGGCCGCGGCGCCAGACGATGATGCAGGCGTGGGAGGAGCACTCCGTCGTCGAGCACGAGGAGTTCCTCGCGCTCCTCGAGCGCGGCCATGTCGAGGCCGCCGCCGATCATCTGCAGCACGTGCACTGGTCGTTCACCGTGCAGGAGAAGTACATCCACGCGTACTACTTCGCCGCGCGCACCGGCCACGCGACGGCACCGGACGATGCGGGCGCGGGTGACGGCGCCGAATGA
- a CDS encoding glycyl-radical enzyme activating protein, producing MTATGLVFNIQRFSVHDGPGVRTTVFMKGCPLSCSWCHNPESQEVSPSFVRLRHRCMQCGRCTDEELANPVVVGKEICDVEACPTGALQHVGERTDAATLVGTLLRDRIFFDESGGGVTISGGEPLVQAPFVTDVLRRLRAEGVHTALDTCGFGPWEHLRDAAAHADLVLYDLKLMDAARHEAATGVSNVRILDNLRTLAAMRANIWIRIPIIPAVNDDDANLGDTADFLRAIPGIRNISLLPYHPTGEAKFARLGKHYALHGTATPAPDQLAAIVARFEQRGLMATIGGQAA from the coding sequence ATGACCGCCACCGGCCTCGTCTTCAACATCCAGCGCTTCTCGGTCCATGATGGTCCGGGCGTGCGCACCACGGTGTTCATGAAGGGATGCCCGCTTTCCTGTTCGTGGTGCCATAACCCGGAAAGTCAGGAAGTCTCGCCGAGCTTCGTGCGGCTCCGGCACCGCTGCATGCAATGCGGCCGATGCACCGACGAGGAACTTGCCAACCCCGTCGTCGTCGGAAAGGAGATCTGCGACGTCGAGGCCTGCCCCACTGGAGCGCTGCAGCACGTCGGCGAACGCACGGATGCCGCGACACTCGTGGGCACCCTGCTGCGCGACCGCATCTTCTTCGATGAGTCCGGCGGCGGCGTGACCATCTCCGGCGGGGAGCCCCTCGTGCAGGCCCCGTTCGTCACGGACGTCTTGCGCCGCCTGCGCGCCGAGGGCGTGCACACCGCGCTCGATACGTGCGGCTTCGGTCCGTGGGAACATCTGCGCGATGCCGCGGCACACGCCGACCTCGTGCTGTACGACCTCAAGCTGATGGACGCGGCGCGTCACGAAGCCGCCACCGGCGTCTCGAATGTGCGCATTCTCGACAATCTCCGGACGCTCGCCGCAATGCGTGCGAACATCTGGATCCGCATACCCATCATTCCCGCCGTCAACGATGATGACGCGAACCTCGGCGACACGGCGGACTTCCTGCGGGCGATCCCGGGCATTCGCAACATCAGCCTGCTTCCCTACCACCCGACAGGCGAAGCGAAGTTCGCCCGCCTTGGCAAGCACTACGCCCTGCACGGCACGGCCACGCCGGCGCCGGATCAGCTCGCCGCCATCGTCGCCCGCTTCGAGCAGCGCGGCCTGATGGCGACCATCGGAGGACAAGCCGCATGA
- the hypD gene encoding trans-4-hydroxy-L-proline dehydratase, with product MTAHSLSTATSARTERLRRESLDAVPSLSGERAALITAFYKANLGRFSVPVLRARSFYELCDKKTLWMGDGELIVGERGPEPKAVPTYPELTCHSADDLRILDSRPKTSYKVDASVVELYEREIIPYWHGRSVRDEMFAQLPPEWHDAYAAGCFTEFMEQRAPGHTVADGKLYRKGMLDFKVEIAQAIDALNFERDPEALDRREQLRAMSIACDAVMRFAERHADLAAVEALTTSDDARRLELLKIAQACRHVPAHAPRDFHEALQYYWFCHLAVITELNGWDAFSPGHLDQHLGPFYEAGLADGLLTPESARELLECFFIKFNNHTAPPKVGVTAAESGTYTDFANINLAGLTRDGADGANAVTHLLLDVIDDFHLLQPSSNMQVSRKTPDAVLKHALRVIRNGYGFPSLFNADAVVEEQLRQGKTLEDAREGGCSGCVEVGAFGKEAYILTGYFNLMKMLELALHDGFDVRTGKYVGARTGDPASFATCDELFAAFEAQVRHVLDIKIRGNQLIERLYATRMPHTFLSVITDDCIARGKDYNAGGARYNNTFIQAVGIGSITDSLAALKELVYDRGDLPLARFVGILDADFDGEAVLRQRLLNKTHKYGNDDEYADALMTRTFQMLFGAIDGRPNTKGGAYRLEMLPTTCHVYFGEVCLASPDGRLKGLPVSEGISPVQGADRTGPTAVLKSAAKMDHVKTGGTLLNMKFAPSLLAGDNGIDNLHSLVRSYFKLDGHHLQFNVVTADLLREAKANPAAHRDLIVRVAGYSDYFCDLSEALQDEIIRRTEHTDF from the coding sequence ATGACCGCCCACAGCCTCAGCACCGCCACGTCCGCGCGCACCGAGCGCCTGCGCCGCGAGAGCCTCGACGCCGTTCCGTCGCTCAGTGGCGAACGCGCCGCCCTCATCACCGCGTTCTACAAGGCCAACCTTGGTCGCTTCTCCGTGCCCGTGCTTCGGGCACGCAGTTTCTACGAGCTCTGCGACAAGAAGACCCTCTGGATGGGCGACGGGGAACTCATCGTCGGCGAACGTGGACCGGAGCCCAAGGCGGTCCCCACCTATCCGGAGCTGACCTGCCACAGCGCGGATGACCTGCGCATCCTCGATTCGCGCCCCAAGACCTCGTACAAGGTGGACGCGTCGGTCGTCGAGCTGTACGAGCGCGAGATCATCCCCTACTGGCACGGCCGTTCAGTGCGTGATGAGATGTTCGCGCAGTTGCCGCCGGAATGGCACGACGCCTACGCGGCCGGCTGCTTCACGGAGTTCATGGAGCAGCGCGCTCCCGGTCATACCGTTGCCGACGGGAAGCTCTATCGGAAGGGGATGCTCGACTTCAAGGTCGAGATCGCGCAGGCCATTGACGCACTCAATTTCGAACGCGACCCCGAGGCGCTCGACAGGCGCGAGCAGCTCCGCGCGATGTCCATCGCCTGCGATGCCGTCATGCGGTTTGCCGAGCGTCACGCCGATCTCGCCGCCGTCGAGGCGCTCACCACATCGGATGACGCGCGCCGCCTGGAGCTGCTCAAGATCGCCCAGGCCTGCCGGCACGTCCCGGCGCATGCCCCGCGCGATTTCCACGAGGCGCTCCAGTACTACTGGTTCTGCCACCTTGCCGTCATCACCGAGCTTAACGGCTGGGATGCCTTCTCCCCCGGGCATCTCGACCAGCATCTCGGCCCGTTCTACGAGGCGGGACTCGCCGACGGCTTGCTCACGCCCGAATCGGCGCGCGAGCTGCTCGAGTGCTTCTTCATCAAGTTCAATAACCATACCGCGCCGCCCAAGGTGGGCGTGACGGCCGCCGAGAGCGGCACATACACCGACTTCGCGAACATCAATCTCGCCGGCCTCACGCGCGATGGAGCCGATGGGGCCAACGCGGTGACCCACCTCCTGCTCGACGTCATCGACGATTTCCACCTGCTGCAGCCCAGCAGCAACATGCAGGTCTCGCGCAAGACGCCTGATGCCGTGCTCAAGCACGCCCTGCGCGTCATCCGCAACGGCTATGGCTTTCCCTCGCTCTTCAATGCCGACGCGGTGGTGGAAGAGCAGCTCCGGCAGGGCAAGACGCTCGAGGATGCGCGCGAGGGCGGCTGCTCGGGGTGCGTCGAAGTCGGCGCCTTCGGCAAGGAAGCGTACATCCTCACCGGCTACTTCAACCTGATGAAGATGCTGGAGCTCGCCCTGCACGACGGCTTCGACGTGCGGACAGGCAAGTACGTCGGCGCGCGCACCGGCGATCCCGCATCGTTCGCGACCTGCGATGAACTGTTTGCCGCCTTCGAGGCACAGGTGCGGCACGTGCTCGACATCAAGATCCGCGGCAACCAGCTCATCGAGCGGCTCTACGCCACGCGGATGCCGCACACTTTCCTGTCGGTCATCACCGACGATTGCATCGCGAGGGGCAAGGATTACAACGCGGGTGGCGCCCGCTACAACAACACCTTCATCCAGGCGGTCGGCATCGGCAGCATCACCGACTCGCTCGCGGCGCTCAAGGAGCTCGTCTACGACCGCGGTGACCTCCCGCTCGCGCGCTTCGTCGGCATTCTCGATGCCGACTTCGACGGCGAGGCCGTGCTGCGCCAGCGCCTGCTCAACAAGACCCACAAGTACGGCAACGACGACGAATACGCCGACGCCCTGATGACGCGTACCTTCCAGATGCTCTTCGGGGCCATCGACGGCCGCCCCAACACCAAGGGCGGCGCCTATCGCCTGGAGATGCTTCCCACCACCTGCCATGTCTATTTCGGCGAGGTCTGCCTGGCGTCACCAGACGGCCGCCTGAAGGGACTGCCGGTCTCCGAGGGCATCTCTCCAGTGCAGGGTGCAGACAGGACGGGCCCGACCGCCGTGCTGAAGTCGGCGGCGAAGATGGATCACGTGAAGACCGGCGGCACGCTGCTCAACATGAAGTTCGCGCCGTCCCTCCTCGCGGGCGACAACGGCATCGACAACCTGCACAGCCTGGTCCGTTCGTACTTCAAGCTCGACGGGCATCACCTGCAGTTCAACGTCGTCACGGCCGACCTGCTGCGCGAAGCCAAGGCCAACCCCGCGGCGCATCGCGATCTCATCGTCCGCGTGGCGGGCTACAGCGATTACTTCTGCGACCTTTCCGAAGCGCTGCAGGACGAGATCATCCGGCGTACCGAGCACACGGACTTCTAG
- a CDS encoding CocE/NonD family hydrolase, with translation MRPMPPRLRHVPHAAMIGATMFLVMLAGCGDRAAGLRGDWDYYRMLGAKPSGGFDALRRMGFAHFEGADTAGAWLKRRSGQPMEGIHGIVVQGDSVLIDLAPGTSIRARIGGDTIAGQYYRGKDATQRIWFVRRSSPPEFEPFYRLWPGDVSDSTFAVRIDPAMPMKARDGTVLMNFVGLPVGNGPFGVVMERTPYLRIDSAAAVFWASRGYIYVKQDVRGRGGSAGVLDPNDRQEQDGYDAVEWAARLPKANGQVGMIGRSNPGLYAWYAAIAQPPHLTAIAPAVSTADPLRIVPYIDMVFSPTIIPWLCLTQVRETNSDMSNLDVEGAFRTLPVIESAPKAGCGRPPYWNDWFDHQQLDRYWRRLSIEARLNRVRVPVLHIGGWWDDSRGPIRNWLGMDSLSRKPFQRLFMDAGAHKGIDYVNGSFGPQARIDSRMLQLRWFDHYLKGRDNGVDREPPVDLFIMGDNGWRKEAEFPLARTAWTNFYLHSGGKANGGGGDGTLDTIAPRAEPVDTFTYDPGRPTPYLIDARELELSLNEDYARIHAERRDLLTFTTAPLAKAVEITGPMTATLYAATDAKDTDWNVMLLDVHPDGRVMRIQDGVARARFREGFDRPKLPVPGTVYRYDIDLWYTGIVIPAGHRLRVAVASAAFPKYDRNLNTGGDNERERTFVSARQTIVHDAAHPSLVRLPVIPR, from the coding sequence ATGCGACCAATGCCCCCGAGGCTGCGACACGTTCCTCACGCCGCGATGATCGGCGCGACGATGTTCCTGGTGATGCTCGCGGGATGCGGGGATCGCGCCGCGGGCCTGCGTGGAGACTGGGACTACTACCGGATGCTGGGCGCCAAGCCGAGCGGCGGGTTTGATGCCCTGCGGCGGATGGGATTCGCGCACTTTGAAGGGGCGGACACGGCCGGGGCCTGGCTCAAGCGGCGCAGCGGGCAGCCGATGGAGGGCATCCACGGCATCGTCGTACAGGGCGATTCCGTCCTCATTGACCTCGCGCCGGGGACGTCGATTCGTGCCCGCATCGGCGGGGACACCATTGCCGGGCAGTACTATCGCGGAAAAGATGCGACGCAGCGCATCTGGTTCGTGCGACGCTCGTCGCCGCCGGAGTTCGAGCCGTTCTACCGGCTCTGGCCGGGCGATGTCTCGGACTCGACTTTCGCCGTGCGCATCGATCCGGCCATGCCAATGAAGGCGCGCGATGGCACCGTGCTGATGAACTTTGTCGGACTGCCGGTCGGGAACGGACCGTTCGGGGTCGTCATGGAGCGCACACCGTACCTGCGCATCGACAGTGCGGCGGCGGTGTTCTGGGCCTCGCGCGGCTACATCTATGTAAAGCAGGACGTGCGCGGCCGGGGCGGTTCGGCAGGGGTGCTCGATCCCAACGACCGGCAGGAACAGGACGGCTACGACGCCGTGGAGTGGGCGGCCCGGCTGCCCAAGGCGAACGGCCAGGTGGGAATGATTGGACGGTCGAATCCGGGACTCTACGCCTGGTATGCCGCCATCGCCCAGCCGCCGCATCTCACGGCCATCGCGCCGGCGGTGTCCACGGCCGATCCGCTGCGCATCGTGCCGTACATCGACATGGTGTTCTCGCCCACGATCATCCCGTGGCTCTGCCTGACGCAGGTGCGCGAGACGAACTCGGACATGAGCAACCTCGATGTCGAGGGCGCGTTTCGGACGCTTCCGGTGATCGAAAGCGCGCCCAAGGCGGGGTGCGGGCGTCCGCCGTACTGGAACGACTGGTTCGACCACCAGCAACTGGACCGCTACTGGCGCCGATTAAGTATCGAAGCGCGACTAAATCGCGTGCGCGTGCCGGTGCTGCACATCGGCGGGTGGTGGGACGATTCACGCGGCCCGATCCGCAACTGGCTCGGCATGGATTCCCTGTCGCGGAAACCGTTCCAGCGGCTCTTCATGGACGCCGGCGCGCACAAGGGGATCGATTACGTCAACGGGAGCTTCGGCCCGCAGGCGCGCATCGACTCGCGCATGCTGCAGCTCCGGTGGTTCGACCATTATCTCAAGGGACGCGACAACGGCGTGGACCGCGAGCCGCCGGTGGACCTCTTCATCATGGGAGACAACGGCTGGCGCAAGGAAGCGGAGTTCCCGCTGGCCCGGACCGCGTGGACGAACTTCTACCTGCACTCCGGCGGCAAGGCCAACGGCGGGGGCGGCGATGGCACGCTCGACACGATCGCGCCCAGGGCCGAACCGGTGGATACGTTCACCTACGATCCGGGCCGGCCGACGCCGTACCTCATCGATGCGCGCGAACTCGAGCTCAGCCTGAACGAAGACTACGCGCGCATCCATGCGGAGCGGCGGGACCTGCTGACGTTCACGACGGCGCCGCTGGCGAAGGCGGTGGAGATCACGGGGCCGATGACGGCCACGCTGTACGCGGCGACGGATGCCAAGGACACCGACTGGAACGTGATGCTCCTTGACGTCCATCCGGATGGGCGGGTGATGCGCATTCAGGATGGCGTGGCGCGCGCGCGATTCCGCGAAGGGTTCGACCGGCCGAAGCTGCCCGTGCCCGGGACCGTGTACCGCTACGACATCGACCTCTGGTACACCGGGATCGTGATTCCCGCCGGCCACCGACTGCGCGTGGCCGTGGCCTCGGCGGCGTTTCCGAAGTACGACCGGAACCTCAATACCGGCGGCGATAACGAGCGCGAGCGCACTTTCGTCAGCGCGCGCCAGACGATCGTCCACGACGCCGCGCATCCGTCACTGGTGCGGCTGCCGGTGATTCCGCGGTAG
- a CDS encoding creatininase family protein, producing the protein MRISDMNWMQVEEYLTRDDRAVLPLGSTEQHSYLRLTVDAILPERVAAEAAEPLGIPVFPALPYGVTPYFREFPGTISLRVETHLRVVGDILDSMAHSGFRRILIVNGHGGNGAVQQFAQEWAAGHPGCRVIFHNWWNAPATWAKVQAIDPVASHGSWMENFPWTRIPAVTMPTTQRLMVDMARLRLLDPLALRQYLGDGNYGGFYQRSDDELLALWQVAVEETRALLTGAWGEPS; encoded by the coding sequence GTGCGCATCAGCGACATGAACTGGATGCAGGTGGAGGAGTACCTGACGCGCGATGACCGCGCCGTCCTTCCCCTCGGATCCACGGAACAGCATTCATACCTGCGGCTCACGGTGGACGCCATTCTTCCGGAGCGCGTTGCCGCCGAGGCCGCCGAACCGCTTGGCATTCCGGTCTTCCCGGCCCTCCCCTACGGCGTCACGCCGTACTTTCGGGAATTCCCGGGCACCATCTCGCTGCGGGTCGAGACGCACCTGCGCGTCGTGGGCGACATTCTCGATTCGATGGCGCACAGCGGGTTCCGGCGCATCCTCATCGTCAACGGTCACGGTGGCAACGGCGCCGTGCAGCAGTTCGCGCAGGAATGGGCAGCCGGTCATCCGGGATGCCGGGTGATCTTCCACAATTGGTGGAATGCACCGGCTACCTGGGCCAAGGTGCAGGCCATTGATCCCGTTGCCTCGCACGGTTCGTGGATGGAGAACTTTCCGTGGACGCGCATTCCTGCCGTCACGATGCCAACCACGCAGCGACTGATGGTGGACATGGCACGCCTTCGTCTCCTCGATCCGCTCGCCTTGCGTCAGTACCTCGGCGATGGCAACTACGGCGGCTTCTACCAGCGCTCCGACGACGAACTGCTCGCCCTCTGGCAGGTGGCCGTTGAGGAAACACGTGCCCTCCTCACCGGCGCGTGGGGCGAACCCTCCTAG
- a CDS encoding 2-dehydropantoate 2-reductase, whose protein sequence is MRCLIWGAGAIGGTLGAFLARKGHDVTLVDAVAEHVHAINAHGLRITGPIDAFTQAVPAFTPDTVQGEWETIILATKAHHTEGAATALRPHLGENGCVVSAQNGLNELTIAGIVGAPRTVGAFVNFGADYLEPGVVHYGGRAANVLGEIDGRITPRIHAIHQAWLDFEERAIVTTNIFGYLWGKQAYGAMLFATALTNESIADALALPAYRPLYIALAREILAVAAARSVTPEGFDGFSPAAYLPAAPPGAAAQSLDGLVAHNRTSAKTHSGIWRDLAVRKRRTEVDAQLGIVVTLGAEAGVPTPITARLVSLIHDIENGVREQSLDTLDALNDAEPN, encoded by the coding sequence ATGCGATGCCTGATCTGGGGCGCGGGGGCCATCGGCGGCACCCTTGGCGCCTTCCTCGCCCGGAAAGGGCACGACGTCACGTTGGTGGACGCGGTCGCCGAGCACGTGCATGCCATCAACGCGCACGGATTGCGCATCACCGGGCCGATTGACGCATTCACCCAGGCGGTCCCGGCCTTCACGCCGGACACGGTGCAGGGTGAGTGGGAGACCATCATTCTCGCCACCAAGGCGCATCATACGGAGGGCGCCGCAACAGCGCTGCGGCCGCACCTTGGCGAAAACGGATGCGTGGTCTCCGCGCAAAATGGACTCAACGAACTCACCATTGCCGGGATCGTCGGTGCGCCGCGTACGGTGGGCGCGTTCGTGAACTTTGGTGCGGATTACCTGGAACCCGGCGTCGTGCACTACGGCGGCCGGGCCGCGAACGTGCTTGGCGAAATCGACGGCCGCATCACCCCGCGCATCCATGCCATTCACCAGGCGTGGCTCGATTTCGAGGAGCGCGCGATCGTCACGACGAACATCTTCGGCTACTTGTGGGGCAAGCAGGCGTACGGCGCCATGCTCTTCGCCACTGCGCTGACGAACGAGTCAATCGCCGATGCCCTCGCACTCCCGGCGTACCGTCCGCTCTACATCGCGCTGGCACGCGAGATCCTGGCCGTCGCCGCCGCGCGGAGCGTGACGCCTGAGGGCTTCGATGGCTTCTCCCCCGCGGCGTACCTTCCCGCTGCGCCGCCGGGCGCCGCCGCGCAATCGCTCGATGGATTGGTCGCCCACAATCGCACCTCGGCAAAGACGCACAGCGGCATCTGGCGCGACCTTGCGGTGCGCAAGCGCCGCACCGAGGTGGATGCCCAGTTGGGCATCGTGGTCACCCTCGGCGCGGAAGCCGGCGTGCCGACGCCCATCACCGCACGCCTGGTATCGCTCATTCACGACATCGAGAATGGCGTCCGCGAGCAGTCGCTCGACACGCTCGACGCGCTCAACGACGCCGAACCGAACTGA
- a CDS encoding SDR family NAD(P)-dependent oxidoreductase — protein MHPDFSGKTAIVTGAAHGFGRAISLALAARGAHVWGCDLLADELRETQRLCVAAGGACDVRPLDVRDKPAVDAFVAEAARTSGAVHILVNNAGGVIGQVGRPLEEITPGEWSVIFDVNVTAAFYFAQAVAPGMKAARRGRIINISSGAGLGISLTGIQAYASAKAAQIGLTRQLAHELGPWGITVNNVAPGFVRCNPSTERQWESYGPEGQRAIIERIALKRLGTPEDIAYGVLCFAADEAGWITGQVLSVDGGR, from the coding sequence ATGCATCCTGATTTCAGCGGCAAGACCGCCATCGTCACCGGCGCCGCGCACGGTTTCGGGCGAGCCATCAGCCTCGCCCTCGCCGCTCGCGGCGCTCACGTCTGGGGGTGTGACCTGCTCGCCGATGAGTTGCGCGAGACACAGCGCCTCTGCGTCGCGGCCGGTGGAGCCTGCGACGTGCGCCCGCTGGACGTGCGCGACAAGCCCGCGGTCGATGCATTCGTCGCCGAGGCGGCCCGAACGTCTGGCGCCGTGCACATCCTCGTCAACAACGCGGGCGGAGTTATCGGGCAGGTGGGACGGCCGCTCGAAGAAATCACGCCCGGAGAGTGGAGCGTCATCTTCGACGTCAACGTCACGGCGGCGTTCTACTTCGCGCAGGCGGTGGCTCCCGGCATGAAAGCGGCGCGCCGCGGCCGCATCATCAACATCTCGAGCGGCGCGGGCCTCGGCATCAGCCTGACCGGCATCCAGGCCTACGCGTCCGCGAAGGCGGCGCAGATCGGCCTGACACGCCAGTTGGCGCACGAACTAGGTCCGTGGGGCATCACGGTCAACAACGTTGCGCCCGGATTCGTGCGCTGCAATCCGTCGACGGAACGGCAGTGGGAGTCATACGGCCCCGAAGGCCAGCGCGCGATCATCGAGCGCATCGCGCTCAAGCGGCTCGGCACTCCCGAGGACATCGCCTACGGGGTGCTCTGCTTCGCCGCCGATGAGGCGGGTTGGATCACGGGTCAGGTGCTGTCGGTGGACGGAGGCCGGTAA
- a CDS encoding dipeptidase — protein sequence MSMEKVLAHLQANHQRIFDELVAFASIPSVSTDPAHAADMTAAAEWVKRTLSAAGPITVRVMPTPRNPVIYGEWLGAPGKPTVLVYGHYDVQPPDPLEKWTTPPFTPTLRDGKLFARGVSDDKGPMLIPIKVAEAFFAAGAPPLNLKFLFEGEEEIGSPSLEPFIAANLGLLKADLVLSADGAMWRPTEPSLTVASRGLAGLNFTLTAATKDLHSGRHGGSVANPLHAMAQLVASLHHPDGRIAVDGFYDAVRALSAAERAAIAAIPFDDAEYLAQVGAPLGYGEPGYTLLERQWTRPTLEVNGMWGGYEGPGQKTVIPCEAHAKITCRLVPDQDPDAIVACLIRHLQSRVPPGTRLLVTPGDHGTPAAHIATDHPALKAAASALHAVYGSTPLIVRMGATVPIMELFKRLMGIDTVYFSFSTSDEDYHAPNEFFRVRRLHEGLEAWARCWDLLARET from the coding sequence ATGTCCATGGAGAAGGTTCTCGCGCACCTGCAGGCGAATCACCAGCGCATCTTTGACGAACTGGTGGCATTTGCCTCGATTCCGAGTGTCAGCACCGACCCGGCACATGCGGCCGATATGACCGCTGCTGCGGAGTGGGTCAAACGGACGCTGTCCGCCGCCGGACCAATCACCGTGCGCGTCATGCCGACGCCGCGGAATCCGGTCATCTATGGCGAATGGCTCGGCGCGCCCGGCAAGCCGACCGTGCTCGTCTATGGCCACTACGACGTCCAGCCTCCCGACCCGCTTGAGAAATGGACGACGCCGCCGTTCACGCCGACGTTGCGCGATGGCAAGCTCTTTGCACGCGGAGTCTCCGATGACAAGGGGCCGATGCTGATCCCCATCAAGGTTGCGGAGGCGTTCTTCGCGGCGGGAGCGCCGCCCCTCAACCTGAAGTTCCTCTTCGAGGGGGAAGAAGAGATCGGCAGTCCCAGTCTTGAGCCGTTCATCGCCGCGAACCTCGGCCTGCTGAAGGCCGATCTTGTCCTCTCGGCCGACGGCGCCATGTGGCGTCCCACGGAGCCTTCGCTCACCGTGGCCAGCCGCGGGCTCGCCGGGCTCAACTTCACGCTCACCGCGGCAACTAAGGATCTGCACTCCGGACGGCACGGCGGAAGCGTCGCCAATCCGCTGCACGCCATGGCTCAGCTCGTCGCATCGCTGCATCACCCCGACGGCCGCATTGCCGTGGACGGCTTCTATGATGCGGTGCGTGCGTTGAGCGCCGCCGAACGCGCCGCCATCGCGGCCATTCCGTTTGATGACGCCGAGTATCTCGCGCAGGTCGGTGCGCCGCTGGGGTATGGCGAACCGGGATACACGCTCCTTGAGCGGCAGTGGACGCGGCCAACCCTGGAAGTGAACGGCATGTGGGGCGGCTACGAGGGTCCCGGCCAGAAGACGGTCATTCCCTGCGAGGCGCACGCCAAGATCACCTGCCGGCTGGTGCCAGATCAGGACCCTGATGCGATTGTGGCGTGCTTGATTCGCCACCTTCAGTCGCGCGTGCCGCCCGGTACGCGGCTCCTCGTGACGCCCGGCGATCACGGCACGCCCGCTGCACACATTGCGACGGACCATCCTGCGCTGAAGGCCGCGGCCTCTGCGCTGCACGCCGTCTACGGTTCGACGCCGCTGATCGTGCGCATGGGTGCCACGGTGCCGATCATGGAGCTGTTCAAGCGGCTCATGGGCATCGATACCGTGTACTTCTCGTTCTCGACGTCCGACGAGGACTATCACGCCCCCAACGAATTCTTCCGCGTGCGCCGGCTGCACGAGGGGCTCGAGGCGTGGGCACGATGCTGGGACCTTCTCGCCCGGGAGACCTGA